The following DNA comes from Tunturibacter psychrotolerans.
GGGTCGCTTTGCGCATGGCGGATGCGCCGATGGCTGCGTCAGGTGAGACTGGCGGCTCGTCGATGATCTGCTGCGAAGTGGAGGCCATTGGTGTTCCGTCTCATTGAGCGGGTGAACGTGCGATTTGGGCTGGGGAACTGAGGGGAATATATCACTGGAGATGATGATGGAGAGCGAGTGTCTTGTTGTATCGTCGCGTGATTGGATAAAAGATTGGGGAGGGTTCGATGTTGATGAGAGTTCGAGGTGTTTTCGCTGCGGCTGCGCTTGCTCTTATGTTTTTCGTTGCTGTTGATAGCTCCATCGGTCAGGAGATAGCGCTGGGTGCGGATCAGGGGCAGGTTGTCGATACGGTGAAGGCGGTCTTCGCGGCGGCTACTGTGGATGATCTTGCGAAGTTTCATGCGGTGGTTGCGCCTAGGTTTTATCTGTACGACGCGGGGGCGCGATTTGATGGGGACGCGATCATGGCCTTGATCAAAGCTCAACATGCGAAGGGAACGCGTTATGTGTGGAACGTTACGGAGCCTGACGTGCATGTCATCGGGGACACGGCGTGGATCGCTTATGTGAATAAAGGCGCCGTGACGGATGAATCAGGGACTAGAGCGCAGAGTTGGCTTGAGTCGGCGTTTCTTGAAAGGCACGGTGGGGTTTGGAAGATTGTGTTCATGCACAGTACGCGTGTGCCTGCGACTCCGCCGTCTGCTACTGTTTCGATGCGGTAGTGGTCAGGGTTTGGTGGCGTGGTAGAGGCCTACGACGCCGAAGGTATAGCTGGTCCATGTGGCGTTAGTGAACCCGGCTGATTTGAGGAGTTGGAGCATGCGGGGTGGGCGGGGGAAGCGCTCGACTGAAGCATTGAGGTAGCTGTAGGCGCGTTCGTTGCCGGTGATAAGGCCGCCGAGACGAGGCAGGATGGACTTGAAGTAGATGTTGTAGAGCGCGCCGGTGAGACCTTCGGGTTGGTTGCATTCGAGTATGCCAAGCTGGCCGCCGGGGCGCAGGACACGAAGGATCTCGGTGAGGCCTTCGTGATAGTTGGCGAGGTTGCGGAAGCCGAAGGCGGAGGTGACGAGGTCGACGGAGTTGTCGGCGATGGGTAGGTGGAGGGCGTCGGCTTCGATGGGGACTACGTTGTGGGAGGCGAATTTTTTTATGCCGAGCGACAGCATCTGGTGGGAGAAGTCTACGGCAAGTATGGGTGTGGCTCCAGGGGTAGTGGGGCGATGTTTGAGGAGGGCCATCGTCATATCGCCGGTGCCGCAGCACAGGTCGAGAGTGACGGCTTCCGGATGTTGGAGGATGGGTTGGAAGAGGCGCGCGGTGCGCGTCCACCAAGTGCGATCGATGCCAGCGGAGAGGAGGTGGTTGGCGCGGTCGTAGCCGGGGGCTATGGTGTCGAACATCTGTTGGACGTTCGCTGCGGCATCTTGTTCACTGGAGACGCCAGCGGGCCGGGCTCCGGTGGAGCGTTCGTGTTCGGGAGTCGTGTAGCTATTGGACATTACTACCTTCAAATATCTCTAAACGCCAAAACTTGCTGAGTGCCGACTTGTCGTTTGGTTGCTGCGTAAGAAAAAGTCATCAACAGGATCGTTAGAAGCAACAGTTCGCCAAACCAGCCATTGAGCATGTTTCCAAAATGTCTCGGCACACTTACTAGATACATATCGACCCATTGCGCAATGAAAAGTAAGCACAAGCCAAATGTTGCAGCCGCCAGCGACCTAAATCCGACCAGGTAGATAGGAAATGCCATGGTGAGACATAAGTCTGTCGCTACGTCGAGCAACATTGAAAACCCAATGCCCAAAACCGCGAACATTCCGAAAAGGGTTTCTAGTAAAAGAATCAGGCCGGCAGCGCCAACGCACACTCTGGACAAAGTTCTCAAGTTCATCATTCATCACCTTTTTTGTCGCATGAGGGTGAGCATGTGGTTGGTGGCTGCTAGGAGTTCTGGTTCGGTTACGTTGCGGACGATTTCTACTTTGCCTATGGCTGTGGGGAGGATGAAGGCGCGGATGCCGCTGCGATTTTTCTTGTCGCGGGAGGTTAGGGCTACTAGTTTTTCGGCGGTGGCTTTGAAGGTGGGGAGTGGGCCGTAGCGGAGGATGAGTTTGGTGATGCGCTCGGCTTCTTTGGGCTTGATGGTTTTGCGTGCGATGGCTACGTTGAGTGCGGCGATTGAGCCCCAGGCTACGGCTTCGCCGTGGAGTAGCTGCTGGTAGTTGGTGGCGGCTTCGATGGCGTGGCCGATGGTGTGGCCAAAGTTAAGGATCATGCGTAGGCCGGACTCTTTTTCGTCTTTGCTGACTACGTCGGCTTTGACGCGGACCGAGGCGGCTACTACTTTCGTCAGGGCTTTGGTGTCGGCGTTTTTCTTTGTGTTGAGGATGGCTGCGGCGTTTTGTTCCATGAAGCGGAAGAGTTTGGCGTCGTAGATGATGCCGGCTTTGATGGACTCCTGCAGGCCGGCGCGTAGCTCGGCTGGGGGGAGGGTGCGGAGGAGGTCGGTGTCGGCGAGGACGGCTTGCGGGTGGTAGAAGCTGCCGATGAGGTTTTTGCCTGCGGTGAGGTTGACGCCGGTTTTGCCGCCGATGGAGGAGTCCACTTGCGCGAGGAGGGTGGTGGGGATTTGGACGTAGCGGATGCCGCGCATGTAGATGGCGGCGAGGAAGCCGGTGATGTCGCCGATGACGCCGCCACCGAAGGCGAGGAGGAGCGAGTCGCGGTCGGCTCCGGCGGTGGCGAGTTGCTGAGCGAGGGCTTCGACGCTCGACATGCGCTTGTGGCGCTCGCCTGCGGGGTGGAAAAGGACGGTTGGAGGTTCTTTGAAGGATGCGAGGAAGTGTTTGGACCAGAGAGCCCAGATGTTGGGGGAGGTGACGATGAAGGGGCGGAAGGGTTTGCCGGGGTTGAGCTTGGCCAGGCGCGGATGGAGCGTGCGGAGGAGGCCGGAGGCTATGGTGACGTCGTACTTTGCGGAGGGCGTGTTGACTGGGATGACGGGCACGGTGTCTTCATCGTATCGCAGGTAGTTTCGAGATCATGTCATCTTGTCCTGCCGGACGGGCCCGCTGCGCGCGGGGCGGGCGTTCGCACGCCTCTTTAACTTGTGTTAGGCGGGATGAGGGCTGTCGCCTCCCGTTGGGCGGCAAATGATCTAGCATCGATGTATGGGACGGTTTGATTTTTTGGTTATTGGGGCAGGTATTGCAGGGCTAAGTGCAGCGATTCGGTTGGCAGAGACGGGCACGGTGCTGGTGGTGACGAAGGAAGAGCTGGCAGAGTCGAATACGGCTTATGCGCAGGGTGGGATCGCGGTGGCGATGGGTGGGGATGAGGATGTCGCGCTGCACCTCGAGGACACGATGGCGGCGGGCGATGGGCTGGTGAACCGCGAGGCTGCGGCGGTGCTGGTTTCGCAGGGTCCACAGAGAGTGGAGGAGCTGTTGGAATGGGGGACGGCGTTCGATAGATACCCTAAGGACAAGAATGGGGATGAGGGTGAGTTGATGCGGACACGCGAAGGGGCGCATAGCCTGTCGCGGATTCTGCATGCGAATGGAGATGCAACGGGGAAGGAGATTGCCGTGTCGTTGCTGCGGCATGTGCGGGCGGGTGGTTTTGACAAAGGCACGATTGAGTTGATGGAGTGGACTACGAGTGTGGATTTGATTGTTGAGGGAGGACGCGTGGTGGGGGCTACGCTGCTTGATGGTGAGGGTGGGCTGAGGGTGGTTCGGGCTGGGGCTGTTTTGCTGGCGAGTGGCGGGGCGGGGCAGGTTTATAGCGATACGACGAATCCTGCGGTGGCGACGGGGGATGGGATTGCGATGGCTTATCGGGCAGGTGCAGCGGTGAGCGATATGGAGTTTTATCAGTTTCACCCGACGGCGTTTAGTGAGGTTGGTGCTCCGAGGTTTTTGTTGAGCGAGGCGCTGCGGGGTGAGAGTGCGTATCTGGTGAATGCGAAGGGGGAGCGGTTTATGGAGCGGTATCATCCGCTGCTGGAACTGGCTCCGAGGGATGTGGTGGCGAGGGCGATTACGCGTGAGGGGATGGATGGGCCGGTGTATCTGGATATGCGGCATGTGAAGAAGGATCTGCATGCACGGTTTCCGGGGATCTCGAAGTTTCTGGCGAAGTATCGGCTAAAGTTGGGGAGGGATCTGATTCCGGTGCGTCCTGCGGCGCATTATTTGATGGGCGGGGTGAGGACGGATGTGCAGGGGAGGACGTCGCTGCCGGGATTGTATGCGGCGGGTGAGGCGGCGTGCACGGGGGTGCATGGAGCGAATCGGCTAGCGAGCAATTCGCTGCTGGAGGGGTTGGTGTTTGGGGCGCTGACGGCGGAGACGATGGTTTCTGAGACGCTGGGGGAGGACGGCGGTTTGGGTGTAGCGACGGCGGCTTCCAATATGGGTGTGAGTTCGGAGGCGGTGACGGAGAAGTGGATCAAAGAGCTGCGAGAGTTGATGTGGAAGTACGCAGGGCTGCTGCGGGATGCGGACGGTTTGCGGCAGGCGAAGCGTGGTCTGGATGCGTTGGGCGCGGCGATGCCGAAGGGGCTGACGCGGCGAGCGGTGGAGGCTCGAAACCTGCTGGTGGTGGCGGAGCTGATTGTGGCTTCGGCGCTGGGGCGGGAAGAGAGCCGGGGGGCGCATTTTCGGAATGATTTTCCACTGCGGGGTGAGGGTGCGAAGCACTCGGTGATGCAGCAGGGGAGGCTTGAGTTTGTTGCCTGAGGTGAGTGAAGTTCGGAGTGAGCGGGATTTCCACGTGAAGCGTGACCGGGATTTGCAACGTTTTGTTGTATCTGCTGCGGGGGCGGTGATCAGCTTTTGTGTGGTCGCCGCGGGGGTTTATTACAAGCTTGCGGACGTGAGGGTGAACGGTATTTTTCACGGCGGGCCTGCTTCGCTGGCGGCTGCCATGGCCGGGTTGTTTGGAGGCGGAGTCGTCGCACTGTTGGTGCTGGTGTTTCTTTTGAGGTGGGGGAGCAGTCGCGAGTTGGAGCCGTGAGGAAAGCGCCGACGTTGGAGATTTTCTTCGATGGGTTCTGATGGGGTTGGAAGACTATTTTTTTGAAAGCAGCGAGATCGCGATCGTTGTTCCCAGGATGACTACGATCATTGCGAGTGAAGTGAGTGGGCCGATGTCCAAGTGGTGGGCGGCAAGCATTTTGAGAGCCGCAAAGGCCAGGACTGCGGCGAGGCCGTAGTGAAGGAAGCGAAGCTTGGCGAGCAGGTGGGCGAGCAGGAAGTAGAGCGATCGGAGACCCATGACGGCCATGATGTTTGACGTGTAGGCAAGGAAGGGATGGCGGGTGATCGAGAGGACGGCAGGGATGGAGTCAAGCGCGAAGACGACGTCGGTGAGTTCGATGGCGATGAGGGCCAGGAAGAGAACCGTGATCATGCGCTGGCCGTTTTCGATGACGAAGAACTTGTCCTGACGGAGGCTGACGGGGTGGAGACGGGCTAGCCAGGCGATCCAGCGGGGGGTGTGGGTCTCGTCTTTTTGGGCGCTTGGCAGGACCAGACGGATGGCGGCGATAAGCAGAATAGCGGCAAAGACGTAGCTGACCCACTCGAAGTGATCGAGGAGGCCTATGCCTGCGGAGATGAAGGCTCCACGCATGAGGATGGCGCCGAGAACGCCCCAGAAGAGGGCTTTGGGCTGATAGGCGGGCTCGATTTTGAAGAGGCGGAAGAGGAGGAGAAAGAGGAAGAGATTGTCGATGGAGAGCGACTCTTCGATCGCGTAGCCTGCGAGGTATTGGGTGGCAGGCAGGCTTCCCATGGAGCGAAAGATGAAGAAGGCAAAGGCAAGGGCGGCGGTGACCCAGAGGAAGGTGGCCGCGACGGAGGTGGACTGCGTTTTAGAAGGACCCTGATAGCGAACGTAGAGAAGCTCGACCCCGAGGAGGACGAGAATGAACAGGTGAAAACCTATCCAATGGCCGATTGGAGTCGCAGCGAGCATCACCTTGGATGCTACAGCGCGGAACGGCAAAATGTATGAAAGGGGCCCGGTAAGTTCTTCTGGCAGGGGAGCCGTTGGGGAGGTTCGACGGAGATCTTAACTGTCGAAACTGCGGCTTTGCCGATTCAGACTGCCGGCTAGCGTACGCCGGCGACCATCGAGTAGACCGTGTAAACGATAACTGCGAGTGCCAACCACATGAGGGAGGACAGGAACAGGCTGCGCGCAATGTCGATTACGTGTTGGTTGTTCTCGAGGAAACCAGTTGCGTTGTTTGGGCGAACGGTGCGGTTGGTTAGACTTCTGTAACGGTTGTGTATGTCTGCGTACGTTGGTGTCTGCATGGTCCCTCCTATCGGCCAAGACTAGGGCTAGCATTAGCGAGGTACTATCCCTCGAATGCGGCAGTTTGTAACTCGTTTGGGTCACAATAAGGCCTGGTTTTGATGGCTAGTTGCTGGTTTTCTTCCGGTTTTTGGTGACATGGTATGCGGAATGGGGTAGGATTTGGCGGTATTCGGGCCCTCTAAATCCAAGGAATGGGAGCGTTTATGAAGACAGTGATCTGTTTGATGGCGGTTGCGGCGGGGCTTGTGGGTACGCAGCTGGCTGTGGGCCAGGCGGCACCACCGGCGGGATCTACGGGGATGTGTAAGGACGGAACGTATTCGACAGCTGCGAGCAAGCAGGGCGCCTGCCGGGGTCACCAGGGCGTAAAGGAGTGGTATGCGGCCGCTCCGGCTGCGGCTGCTGCTCCGGCCGCTGCGGCGGCTGCACCGGTAGCGGCTGCGAAGACTGCGCCCGCTGCGGCAACATCTGCTGCTTCGACGACCGCCACAAGCACGGCTGCGGCAGCGTCTGGAAAGCAGTCACCATCGCAGAGGGCAGCGGCTCTTCCGCAGGCCGCCGGTGGTGGACCAGGCCTAGTGTGGGTGAATACGTCGAGTAACGTCTATCACTGCTATGGGTCGGACTACTACGGGAAGACCAAGGCTGGGTCGTATATGTCTGAGGCGGATGCAAAGGCCAAGGGCGCTCATCCTGACCATGGAAAGGCCTGCAGCAAGTAGTTCATTTGATAGCTGGATTTATCCAGCGCCTCTGATGCCGATGCTTTGGCTTCAGGGGCGCTGGTTGACTAAGCGGATCATCTCGAGGACGATGTCGCCGGAGATCTGGAGGGAGTGGGCGCTGATCTTGTCGATGGTGTCTTTGTCGGTGTGGTGGTAGCCGTCGGGCATGGCGTCGGTGGTGGGGCCGTAGTGGGCGTCGATCAGATCGAGGACGGGGACGCCGCGTGCCGCAAACGGTAGGTGGTCATCTTCTTCAGCCTCGCGGTATTTGAAGATGGAGGCGGAGTGGCCGGTGTTTTTGGCGGCGACTTTGAGCAGATCGAGCAGCCAGGGGGTGGAGTTCTCCACGTAGTCGATGTTGAGGTCCTTGTCGGCGATCATGTCGGCGACGAGGAGGGCTTTGATTTTGGTGAGGGTGCCGTCCTGCGACCACTTGGCGGCTAGGTGGCGGGTGCCGTAAAGGGAGTCGGAGTTGGACCAGGTTTTAACTGCCTCTTCGCCGTCGTCGAAGACGAGCCAGATGGAGTAGCCCTCGGGGGGGTGGGCGCGGAGGATGGTGCCGATCTCGATGAGCAGGGCAGAGGTGGCGGCGCCGTCGTTGGCTCCGTAGAAGTTGATGTCGCGGAGGGGATAGTTGGTCTCGTAGTGGCTGACGAGGACGATGATGCCGTCCTTTTTGCCAGGATATTTGACGATGTAGTTGGTCATCGTCTGGAGACCGGCGGGGGTGGTGGCAGTGAAGGTGTCGGCGATGAAGTTGCCTTTGGCGGCTTCGGGGGCGAAGTGCTGTTTGAGGAACTCTTCGGCTTTGGCGTGGCCGGGAGAGCCGTTGAAGCGCTTGGGGGCTACGTCAAGGAGTTGTTTTGTGAGGGTGTAGGCGGCCTGTCCGCTGAACTGCGTGGTGACTGTTTTCTGGGCGTGGGCGATTGGCGCCAGAAGGATGAGCAGTACCACAACGGTAAGCGATAGATGACGTGATAGGAGAACTTCGGTCTTAGAGTTCAGGCACGGGGTAGACGGTTTTGTGGCGCAGCGGAGCCGTTGGGGATACAGATTCGTGGGAAGGATCATGCGGCTTTATTGGCCTCTTTGGCTTTGCGGCGCGACGGGTGAACGAAAAATGCGACACCCACGCCGAGGAAATAGAGCACGAGCATGGGACTTGCGAAGAGGATCATGCTGAAGGGATCGGGCAGGGGGCAGATGATGGCCGAGATGAGGAAGATGACGAGGATCGCGTAGCGGATGTGTTTGAGCAGGAACTTGGCGTCGACGATGCCGAAGAGGGAGAGAAAAAATATGAGGATCGGCAGTTCGAAACAGATGCCCAGACCGAGGATTACGGCCAGGAAGAACTGGGTGTAGTCCTCGATGGTCAGAATGGGATTGAACTTTTTGCCGAAGTCGAGAACGAGGACTTTGATGGCGCCGGGAAGGACCCAGTGGTAGCCGAACCATGCTCCCGCGAGGAAGAGCCCGATGGTTGCGGCCATGAACGGGACGACGTAGCGCTTCTCGTTGGCGTACATGCCGGGCGAGATGAAGAGCCACAGCTGGTAGAGGATGAAGGGAGATGCGAGGATCGCTCCACCGAGCAGGGCGGTCTTGAGATAGAGATTGAGGCCGTCGGTGGGATGGGTGAAGTTGAGGGCGATATGGAGGTCATCTAGGGGCTTCTGGACGAAGCCGTAGAGACGCTCGTGAAAGGCGTAGGCAACGGCAAATCCAATCAGCAGATAAACAGTGGCATGGATGAGGCGCTTGCGGAGCTCGGTGAGGTGCTCCATCAGGCTCATGCCGGGGAGATCGGCGCGGTCGGTGACTGCGGCTCGGACGCTGTCGACAAGATCAGCCATGCTGAGTGGCCTCGCTGGCGGCTACTTCGCTGACTGATTCTGATTCGGCCGTGTGGGGGATGGAGTTGAGGACAGGGGAGAGGGCCGAGTTGCTGACGGGAAGACCGGTCGAGGGTGGCATGAGATTGAGGTCGCCGGAGGTGGCGATGGGAAGGGGGGACGGGGATGGAGGCGCCGTCTGCGGGTGGTCTTCCACCAGCTCCTGAGTGAGCTGGGCGATCCGTTCGGGAGTGACGTCTGATTCTGATGCGGAGTCTGCTGTGAGTGCGGGGGGTGCGATGGTATTTTCTCCAGCGGAGATTGCGGGGGTCACGGGAGCGGCGGCCTCCATGGCAGCGATCTTCTTGCGCTGCTCCTCCTGGTCGGCGACGCGGAGTTCGTCTTCCATTTGCATGCGGAACTCATTGGAGGCGCGGCGAAACTCTCCCATGAGTTTTCCGAGTTGGCGGGCGAGTTCGGGCAGCTTCTTCGGGCCGAAGAGAAGCAGGGCGAGGAAGAAGATGACGGCGCTGTCCTGAAAGCTAGGCATAAGTCAGTCCCATGATACGGCTTACGAGTGGACGGAACAAATGGATGGAGGGCGTTGAGGCTGATAAAATCGCTGGGGTAGGGCAGCAGGATGATTTGAAGAAAGACGCATCGTCTGAATATGGATTGCGTCTAATTGTGAACGAGCGATCGAACTGGTCGCGAGTAGCGAAGTGGTAGGAGTTGCAACACCCCCGTGGGTTGGGTGGCGGCTTGAAGGAGCCGGCACAGTGAATCTACTGCAACTCAAGCAGTGCATGCTTTCAACATCCCCGTCTCGAAGGCGAACGATGGTATCGGCTGAAGCCGCTACCTGACGACCTTGTGAGACTGAAGGCGGAGTACTTTGAACGGACTATTGGAGATCGCAACGGCTGACGCCGTGGCGGAGAATGTTGCAGACTCGTGTTCCTTAGATCACTACCTTGCGCAACCAGACCATACGATGGATGCCCGGATCGCTGCGGCTCGGGAGAAACTTGGCACGGATGTGGTTCTGCTGGGGCATCACTATCAGCGTGATGAAGTGATTCGGTTCGCTGACTTTACCGGCGACAGCTACAAGCTCTCGAAGGTTGCCTCCGAGACAAATGCGAAGTACATGCTGTTTTGTGGTGTGCACTTTATGGCTGAGACAGCGGATGTGCTGGCGCGACCCTGGCAGCAGGTGATTTTGCCGGATTTGAATGCGGGCTGCTCGATGGCGGATATGGCGGAGATCGGGCAGGTGGAAGACTGTTGGGATTCGCTGGAACGTGCAGGGCTGACAGATGAAGTCGTTGGTAGTCTGATTCCGCTGACGTATATGAACTCGGCTGCGGCGATCAAGGCTTTTTGCGGCGAGCGAGGCGGGTTGGTTTGCACCTCGTCAAATGCTCGCGGGGCATTTGAGTGGGCGTTCGCGCGCGGCAGCAAGATTTTGTTTCTTCCTGATCAGCACCTTGGACGCAATACTGCGTTTGCGATGGGGATTCCGTTGAGCGAGATGGTGGTCTGGGATCCTTATCAGATCAACGGCGGATTGAGCCCGGATCGGTTGAAGGCAGCAAAGGTGATTCTGTGGAAGGGACACTGTTCGGTGCATCAACGGTTTTTGCCGGAGCATGTCGATCGCGTGCGCCGGGAGGAGCCTGGAATGCAGGTGATTGTTCATCCGGAGTGCCGTTGGGAGGTTTGCCAGAAGGCAGACGACGTGGGTTCGACGGAGCATATTATTCAGGCGATTGAGCGCGCTCCTGAGGGTTCTAGCTTCGCCGTGGGGACGGAGATTCATCTGGTCAACCGTTTGGCCAAGCGGTTTGCCCCGCTGGGTAAGCGGGTGATTACGCTCGATGACTCGGGATGTTTGTGCACAACGATGTACCGGATTTCGCCGCAGCATTTGGCATGGGCTTTGGAGAATCTTGTCGAGGGAAAGGTTGTGAATCGCATCAAGGTGGACGATGATGTGAAGCAATGGGCGCATGTAGCGCTCGACAGAATGCTGGAGATCAGAGTTTGAACAAGACGTTTACGTTGGGCGAGGCACAGACGCTGTTGCCAGTAGTAGAGGCTCTGCTAAGGAAGGCACAGGAAGCACAGGTCCGGGCCGAGGAGCTCGAGTACGAGATGCAGCAGTTGAGTCACAGGATTTTTCTGTCTGGCGGCATGCATGTGGATGTGAGTGTTGCCGCCCGGCGCCGGGCAGAGCGCGATAAGGCTGTGCAGTCGGGCAGGGATACGCTGGCGGAGATCGATTCGATTGGGGTCCAGGTAAAGGATCTCGAGCAGGGGCTGCTGGACTTTCCTTACGTGATGGATGGGAAGACGGTTCTGCTTTGCTGGAAGCTTGGCGAACCGGCGATTACCCACTGGCACACGGAGGAAGAGGGGTTCGCGGGGCGAAAACCTTTGGATTCGAGATTTGGGAAGACGGAGCGGTTGAACTAGCGGGTGGGCGGCCACTTGTGGATAACTAGATCTATTGAACGATAATCTTTATCGTTTATACTCGCCTCATGTCGGTGGACGAGGCCAGGTCGTTTCGTGAGGTTTGGCAGAAGAACGGGGATCGCGGCGACGCACCAACGGCAGGTCTTGTACGAAGTGATGAAGACAATGCATGGCCATCCGAGTCCGGAAGAGGTTTATGCGCAGGTGAGGAAGAGGGTGCCGGCTATCTCGCTGGCTACCGTCTACAAAAACATACATTTATTTGTGGAGAGCGGCGTCTTCCGCGAAGTGAGCATGCATCATGGCTCGCTGCGGGTGAAGATGAATGATGAATCGCATCACCGCATGGTGTGCTCCAAGTGTAAGGCGATTGCCGACATGGAGAAAAAGAACTCGGGTTGGCTTCGCAGCACGACAAACTGCCCGGTGGCTTTCTGGTGGAGCGGTATGCAGTGGATGTGATTGGCATTTGTGCGAAGTGCCAACAGGCATAGGGCGATTTTCTTAACAACTGTAGAGGTGATCTATGGCAGAAGACTTGAAGAGTAAGCAAATGACTACCGATGCCGGGCGACCGGTTGGCGATAACCAGAACTCCATTACGGTGGGTAATCGTGGGCCGATCGTGTTTGAAGACTATCTGCTGTTTGAAAAGATGGCGCACTTCAATCGTGAGCGTGTGCCTGAGCGCGTGGTTCATGCGAAGGGCTCGGCGGCGCATGGCACGTTTACGTGCACCCATCCTGACATGGCGAAGTACACGACTGCGAAGGTTTTTGAGAAGGGCAAGAAGACCCCGACGTTCCTCCGGTTTTCGACTGTTGGCGGGGAGAAGGGATCTGCCGACTCCGAGCGCGATCCGCGTGGGTTTGCGTTGAAGTTCTACACGGAAGAGGGCAACTGGGATCTGGTGGGAAACAATACGCCGGTGTTTTTCATCCGCGATCCTTTGAAGTTCTCGGATTTTATTCATACGCAGAAGCGTGATCCAGAGACAAATCTGAAGTCGCCGAAGATGATGTGGGATTTCTGGTCGCTTTCGCCGGAGAGCCTGCACCAAGTGACGATTCTGTTTTCGGACCGTGGCACTCCCGACGGCTATCGCCACATGAATGGATACGGCAGCCACACGTTTTCGCTGATCAATGCAAAGAACGAGTTGTTTTATGTGAAGTATCACTTCAAGACGAAGCAGGGGATTAAGAACTTCACTCGCGAAGAGGCCGACCACA
Coding sequences within:
- a CDS encoding nuclear transport factor 2 family protein, with translation MLMRVRGVFAAAALALMFFVAVDSSIGQEIALGADQGQVVDTVKAVFAAATVDDLAKFHAVVAPRFYLYDAGARFDGDAIMALIKAQHAKGTRYVWNVTEPDVHVIGDTAWIAYVNKGAVTDESGTRAQSWLESAFLERHGGVWKIVFMHSTRVPATPPSATVSMR
- the ubiE gene encoding bifunctional demethylmenaquinone methyltransferase/2-methoxy-6-polyprenyl-1,4-benzoquinol methylase UbiE translates to MSNSYTTPEHERSTGARPAGVSSEQDAAANVQQMFDTIAPGYDRANHLLSAGIDRTWWTRTARLFQPILQHPEAVTLDLCCGTGDMTMALLKHRPTTPGATPILAVDFSHQMLSLGIKKFASHNVVPIEADALHLPIADNSVDLVTSAFGFRNLANYHEGLTEILRVLRPGGQLGILECNQPEGLTGALYNIYFKSILPRLGGLITGNERAYSYLNASVERFPRPPRMLQLLKSAGFTNATWTSYTFGVVGLYHATKP
- the aroB gene encoding 3-dehydroquinate synthase; protein product: MPVIPVNTPSAKYDVTIASGLLRTLHPRLAKLNPGKPFRPFIVTSPNIWALWSKHFLASFKEPPTVLFHPAGERHKRMSSVEALAQQLATAGADRDSLLLAFGGGVIGDITGFLAAIYMRGIRYVQIPTTLLAQVDSSIGGKTGVNLTAGKNLIGSFYHPQAVLADTDLLRTLPPAELRAGLQESIKAGIIYDAKLFRFMEQNAAAILNTKKNADTKALTKVVAASVRVKADVVSKDEKESGLRMILNFGHTIGHAIEAATNYQQLLHGEAVAWGSIAALNVAIARKTIKPKEAERITKLILRYGPLPTFKATAEKLVALTSRDKKNRSGIRAFILPTAIGKVEIVRNVTEPELLAATNHMLTLMRQKR
- the nadB gene encoding L-aspartate oxidase; its protein translation is MGRFDFLVIGAGIAGLSAAIRLAETGTVLVVTKEELAESNTAYAQGGIAVAMGGDEDVALHLEDTMAAGDGLVNREAAAVLVSQGPQRVEELLEWGTAFDRYPKDKNGDEGELMRTREGAHSLSRILHANGDATGKEIAVSLLRHVRAGGFDKGTIELMEWTTSVDLIVEGGRVVGATLLDGEGGLRVVRAGAVLLASGGAGQVYSDTTNPAVATGDGIAMAYRAGAAVSDMEFYQFHPTAFSEVGAPRFLLSEALRGESAYLVNAKGERFMERYHPLLELAPRDVVARAITREGMDGPVYLDMRHVKKDLHARFPGISKFLAKYRLKLGRDLIPVRPAAHYLMGGVRTDVQGRTSLPGLYAAGEAACTGVHGANRLASNSLLEGLVFGALTAETMVSETLGEDGGLGVATAASNMGVSSEAVTEKWIKELRELMWKYAGLLRDADGLRQAKRGLDALGAAMPKGLTRRAVEARNLLVVAELIVASALGREESRGAHFRNDFPLRGEGAKHSVMQQGRLEFVA
- a CDS encoding TerC/Alx family metal homeostasis membrane protein, with protein sequence MLAATPIGHWIGFHLFILVLLGVELLYVRYQGPSKTQSTSVAATFLWVTAALAFAFFIFRSMGSLPATQYLAGYAIEESLSIDNLFLFLLLFRLFKIEPAYQPKALFWGVLGAILMRGAFISAGIGLLDHFEWVSYVFAAILLIAAIRLVLPSAQKDETHTPRWIAWLARLHPVSLRQDKFFVIENGQRMITVLFLALIAIELTDVVFALDSIPAVLSITRHPFLAYTSNIMAVMGLRSLYFLLAHLLAKLRFLHYGLAAVLAFAALKMLAAHHLDIGPLTSLAMIVVILGTTIAISLLSKK
- a CDS encoding DUF3761 domain-containing protein, which translates into the protein MKTVICLMAVAAGLVGTQLAVGQAAPPAGSTGMCKDGTYSTAASKQGACRGHQGVKEWYAAAPAAAAAPAAAAAAPVAAAKTAPAAATSAASTTATSTAAAASGKQSPSQRAAALPQAAGGGPGLVWVNTSSNVYHCYGSDYYGKTKAGSYMSEADAKAKGAHPDHGKACSK
- a CDS encoding M28 family peptidase, with protein sequence MILPTNLYPQRLRCATKPSTPCLNSKTEVLLSRHLSLTVVVLLILLAPIAHAQKTVTTQFSGQAAYTLTKQLLDVAPKRFNGSPGHAKAEEFLKQHFAPEAAKGNFIADTFTATTPAGLQTMTNYIVKYPGKKDGIIVLVSHYETNYPLRDINFYGANDGAATSALLIEIGTILRAHPPEGYSIWLVFDDGEEAVKTWSNSDSLYGTRHLAAKWSQDGTLTKIKALLVADMIADKDLNIDYVENSTPWLLDLLKVAAKNTGHSASIFKYREAEEDDHLPFAARGVPVLDLIDAHYGPTTDAMPDGYHHTDKDTIDKISAHSLQISGDIVLEMIRLVNQRP
- the tatC gene encoding twin-arginine translocase subunit TatC, with the translated sequence MADLVDSVRAAVTDRADLPGMSLMEHLTELRKRLIHATVYLLIGFAVAYAFHERLYGFVQKPLDDLHIALNFTHPTDGLNLYLKTALLGGAILASPFILYQLWLFISPGMYANEKRYVVPFMAATIGLFLAGAWFGYHWVLPGAIKVLVLDFGKKFNPILTIEDYTQFFLAVILGLGICFELPILIFFLSLFGIVDAKFLLKHIRYAILVIFLISAIICPLPDPFSMILFASPMLVLYFLGVGVAFFVHPSRRKAKEANKAA
- a CDS encoding Sec-independent protein translocase subunit TatA/TatB, yielding MPSFQDSAVIFFLALLLFGPKKLPELARQLGKLMGEFRRASNEFRMQMEDELRVADQEEQRKKIAAMEAAAPVTPAISAGENTIAPPALTADSASESDVTPERIAQLTQELVEDHPQTAPPSPSPLPIATSGDLNLMPPSTGLPVSNSALSPVLNSIPHTAESESVSEVAASEATQHG